Proteins encoded in a region of the Papio anubis isolate 15944 chromosome 14, Panubis1.0, whole genome shotgun sequence genome:
- the LOC116270368 gene encoding tyrosine-protein kinase ZAP-70, giving the protein MPDPAAHLPFFYGSISRSEAEEHLKLAGMADGLFLLRQCLRSLGGYVLSLVHDVRFHHFPIERQLNGTYAIAGGKAHCGPAELCEFYSRDPDGLPCNLRKPCNRPSGLEPQPGVFDCLRDAMVRDYVRQTWKLEGEALEQAIISQAPQVEKLIATTAHERMPWYHSSLTREEAERKLYSGTQTDGKFLLRPRKEQGTYALSLIYGKTVYHYLISQDKAGKYCIPEGTKFDTLWQLVEYLKLKADGLIYCLKEACPNSSASSASGAAAPTLPAHPSTFTHPQRRIDTLNSDGYTPEPARVTTPEKPRPMPMDTSVYESPYSDPEELKDKKLFLKRDNLLIADIELGCGNFGSVRQGVYRMRKKQIDVAIKVLKQGTEKADTEEMMREAQIMHQLDNPYIVRLIGVCQAEALMLVMEMAGSGPLHKFLAGKKEEIPVSNVAELLHQVSMGMKYLEEKNFVHRDLAARNVLLVNRHYAKISDFGLSKALGADDSYYTARSAGKWPLKWYAPECINFRKFSSRSDVWSYGVTMWEALSYGQKPYKKMKGPEVMAFIEQGKRMECPSECPPELYELMSDCWIYKWEDRPDFLTVEQRMRACYYSLASKAEGSPGCAQKAEAACA; this is encoded by the exons ATGCCAGACCCCGCGGCGCACCTGCCCTTCTTCTACGGCAGCATCTCGCGCTCCGAGGCCGAGGAGCACCTGAAGCTGGCGGGCATGGCGGACGGGCTCTTCCTGCTGCGCCAGTGCCTGCGCTCGCTGGGCGGCTATGTGCTGTCGCTCGTGCACGACGTGCGCTTCCACCACTTTCCCATCGAGCGCCAGCTCAACGGCACCTACGCCATCGCGGGCGGCAAGGCTCACTGCGGACCGGCCGAGCTCTGCGAGTTCTACTCGCGCGACCCCGACGGGCTGCCCTGCAACCTGCGTAAGCCGTGCAACCGACCGTCGGGCCTGGAGCCGCAGCCGGGCGTCTTCGACTGCCTGCGCGACGCCATGGTGCGCGACTACGTGCGCCAGACCTGGAAGCTGGAG GGCGAGGCCCTGGAGCAGGCCATCATCAGCCAGGCACCGCAGGTGGAGAAACTTATTGCTACGACGGCCCACGAGCGGATGCCCTGGTACCACAGCAGCCTGACGCGTGAGGAGGCCGAGCGCAAACTTTACTCTGGGACCCAGACCGACGGCAAGTTCCT GCTGAGGCCGCGGAAGGAGCAGGGCACGTATGCCCTGTCCCTCATCTATGGGAAGACGGTGTACCACTACCTCATCAGCCAAGACAAGGCGGGCAAGTACTGCATTCCCGAGGGCACCAAGTTTGACACGCTCTGGCAG CTGGTGGAGTATCTGAAGCTGAAGGCAGACGGGCTCATCTACTGCCTGAAGGAGGCCTGTCCCAACAGCAGCGCCAGCAGCGCCTCAG GGGCTGCTGCTCCCACGCTCCCAGCCCACCCATCCACGTTCACTCAC CCTCAGAGACGGATCGACACCCTCAACTCAGATGGATACACCCCTGAGCCAG CGCGCGTAACGACCCCAGAGAAACCGCGGCCGATGCCCATGGACACCAGCGTGTATGAGAGCCCCTACAGCGACCCAGAGGAGCTCAAGGACAAGAAGCTCTTCCTGAAGCGTGATAACCTCCTCATAGCCGACATTGAACTTGGCTGCGGCAACTTTGGCTCAGTGCGCCAAGGCGTGTACCGCATGCGCAA GAAGCAGATTGACGTGGCCATCAAGGTGCTGAAGCAGGGCACGGAGAAGGCGGACACGGAGGAGATGATGCGCGAGGCACAGATCATGCACCAGTTGGACAACCCCTACATCGTGCGGCTCATTGGCGTCTGCCAGGCTGAGGCCCTCATGCTGGTCATGGAGATGGCTGGCAGCGGGCCGCTGCACAAGTTCCTGGCCGGCAAGAA GGAGGAGATCCCCGTGAGCAATGTGGCCGAGCTGCTGCACCAGGTGTCCATGGGGATGAAGTACCTGGAGGAGAAGAACTTCGTGCACCGTGACCTGGCGGCCCGCAACGTCCTGCTGGTTAACCGGCACTACGCCAAGATCAGCGATTTCGGCCTCTCCAAAGCACTGGGCGCCGATGACAGTTATTACACC GCCCGCTCAGCAGGGAAGTGGCCGCTCAAGTGGTACGCACCCGAGTGCATCAACTTCCGCAAGTTCTCCAGCCGCAGCGACGTCTGGAGCTATGGGGTCACCATGTGGGAGGCCTTGTCCTACGGCCAGAAGCCCTACAAG AAGATGAAAGGGCCGGAGGTCATGGCCTTCATCGAGCAGGGCAAGCGGATGGAGTGCCCATCAGAGTGTCCGCCTGAACTGTACGAACTCATGAGCGACTGCTGGATCTACAA gtgggaggatcgccccGACTTCCTGACCGTGGAGCAGCGCATGCGGGCCTGTTACTACAGCCTGGCCAGTAAAGCAGAGGGGTCCCCGGGCTGCGCACAGAAGGCCGAGGCTGCCTGTGCCTGA